From Vibrio splendidus, a single genomic window includes:
- the arsJ gene encoding organoarsenical effux MFS transporter ArsJ, which yields MFSNLSKSVRQYMLVTFNYWNFTITDGALRMLVVLYFYDLGYSSLEIASLFLFYEFFGVVTNLIGGWLGARLGLNKTMNIGLGMQVVALGMLAVPSAMLTIPWVMAAQALSGIAKDLNKMSAKSSIKTLVPDEQQGALYKWIAILTGSKNALKGAGFFIGGLLLSTIGFQYAVLAMAAVLTLVFIGSLVSLEADMGKAKTKPKFKQIFSKSESINILSAARMFLFGARDVWFVIALPIYLGSVFGWDHSWVGGFLAVWTIAYGFVQGIAPKITGKAQGKVPDGHAALLWALALAIVTAGIAYAVQIGWQPEFVIIGGLMVFGAIFAVNSSLHSYLIVSYAKGDGVSLDVGFYYMANAMGRLIGTILSGLVFQMAGLSACLWVSFAFLAITTVISLRLPKVPQISAA from the coding sequence ATGTTTTCAAATCTAAGTAAGAGCGTTCGCCAATACATGTTGGTGACTTTCAACTACTGGAACTTCACCATTACTGATGGTGCACTTCGTATGCTGGTGGTTCTGTATTTTTACGACCTTGGCTACAGTTCACTAGAAATCGCCTCACTGTTCCTTTTCTATGAATTCTTTGGTGTGGTGACCAACCTAATCGGTGGCTGGTTAGGGGCGCGTCTTGGGCTCAATAAGACCATGAACATCGGGTTAGGGATGCAAGTCGTCGCCTTGGGTATGCTCGCGGTGCCAAGCGCAATGTTGACTATTCCTTGGGTCATGGCGGCGCAGGCGTTGTCTGGTATTGCTAAAGACCTCAATAAGATGAGTGCCAAGAGCTCAATCAAAACCTTGGTTCCGGATGAGCAGCAGGGTGCGCTTTATAAGTGGATTGCGATTCTGACCGGATCTAAGAATGCACTGAAAGGTGCTGGGTTCTTTATTGGTGGTTTGCTGCTTTCTACAATTGGTTTCCAATATGCAGTGCTTGCGATGGCTGCTGTACTGACATTAGTGTTCATCGGCAGCTTGGTGAGCTTAGAAGCGGACATGGGTAAAGCGAAAACTAAACCTAAATTCAAACAGATCTTCTCTAAGTCTGAATCCATCAACATCCTATCTGCTGCGCGTATGTTCCTGTTTGGTGCTCGTGATGTGTGGTTTGTGATTGCTTTGCCGATTTACCTAGGCAGCGTGTTTGGATGGGATCACTCATGGGTGGGTGGCTTCTTAGCGGTTTGGACCATCGCATATGGCTTTGTGCAGGGCATTGCACCTAAGATTACTGGTAAAGCACAAGGCAAGGTGCCTGATGGACATGCAGCGCTATTATGGGCGTTGGCGTTGGCTATCGTGACTGCAGGTATTGCCTATGCGGTGCAAATTGGCTGGCAACCCGAGTTCGTTATTATCGGTGGCTTGATGGTGTTTGGTGCCATCTTTGCGGTGAATTCATCGCTGCACTCATACCTTATTGTGAGTTATGCGAAAGGCGATGGCGTTTCTCTTGATGTCGGTTTCTATTACATGGCAAATGCAATGGGCCGTTTGATTGGCACTATCTTGTCAGGGTTGGTATTCCAAATGGCCGGTTTGTCTGCGTGTCTGTGGGTATCTTTTGCGTTCTTAGCGATAACGACGGTGATCTCTCTGCGTTTACCTAAAGTGCCGCAAATCTCAGCGGCATAA
- a CDS encoding cyclin-dependent kinase inhibitor 3 family protein, translated as MTHPTWQLDLETGALVLTPCPGTKGADLDASLAQLKAQGVEAIVTALDSEELASKNVSELGEKAQALGMQWFQIEIEDDCAPGADFAAKWQVASPELHNIVDNGGKVAMHCMGGSGRTGLLAAHLLLEKNWDLSKIVQEVQSLRPGAFTKPIQVEYINGVANS; from the coding sequence ATGACACATCCAACATGGCAACTAGATTTAGAAACTGGTGCGTTAGTGCTTACTCCATGTCCAGGTACCAAAGGTGCTGACTTAGATGCATCTCTAGCGCAACTGAAAGCACAAGGCGTGGAAGCGATTGTGACAGCTCTAGACAGTGAAGAACTGGCGAGCAAGAACGTATCTGAGCTAGGCGAGAAAGCGCAAGCACTAGGCATGCAGTGGTTCCAAATCGAAATCGAAGACGATTGTGCGCCAGGTGCTGATTTTGCTGCGAAGTGGCAAGTGGCTAGCCCTGAGCTACATAACATCGTTGATAACGGCGGCAAGGTAGCGATGCACTGTATGGGCGGTTCTGGTCGCACTGGTTTACTCGCTGCACACCTATTGCTAGAAAAGAACTGGGATCTGAGCAAGATTGTTCAAGAAGTACAATCACTTCGTCCGGGCGCATTTACTAAGCCTATTCAGGTTGAATACATTAATGGCGTAGCGAACAGCTAA
- a CDS encoding ArsJ-associated glyceraldehyde-3-phosphate dehydrogenase — MTVKVGINGFGRIGRLALRAAFDWAEIEFVQINDVAGDTATLAHLLEFDSVQGRWNHEVAVEGDEMIINGQRIRTTQERDIDAIDWSGCDVVLEATGVHRKASFLNKYLEQGVKRVVVSAPVKEEGIANIVVGVNDNIFDPAVHKIVTAASCTTNCLAPVVKVINEKLGIENAAFTTIHDLTNTQTILDAPHKDLRRARACGMSLIPTTTGSAKAIVEIFPELENRINGHAVRVPLANASLTDIIFEVKQDTTAEEVNAMLKEASENELKGILGFEERPLVSIDYKGDQRSTIVDALSTMLVGKRMVKIYAWYDNEMGYATRTAELVRTVGLA, encoded by the coding sequence ATGACAGTCAAAGTAGGTATTAATGGTTTTGGTCGTATCGGCCGTTTAGCACTTCGCGCAGCGTTTGATTGGGCGGAAATCGAGTTCGTACAGATTAACGATGTGGCTGGCGACACCGCGACATTGGCTCACCTTCTTGAGTTCGATTCGGTTCAAGGTCGCTGGAACCACGAAGTCGCGGTTGAAGGCGATGAGATGATCATCAACGGTCAACGCATTAGAACTACGCAAGAGCGCGACATCGATGCGATCGATTGGTCTGGTTGCGATGTTGTCCTTGAAGCGACCGGTGTTCACCGTAAGGCATCTTTCCTAAATAAATACCTTGAGCAAGGTGTGAAGCGCGTTGTGGTATCGGCGCCAGTGAAAGAAGAAGGCATTGCAAACATCGTTGTCGGTGTGAACGACAATATCTTCGACCCAGCTGTACATAAAATCGTAACCGCAGCATCTTGTACAACCAACTGTCTCGCGCCAGTGGTTAAAGTGATCAACGAGAAGCTGGGTATCGAAAATGCAGCTTTCACCACTATTCACGATCTAACCAATACGCAAACTATTCTTGATGCGCCCCATAAAGATTTACGTCGTGCTCGTGCATGTGGCATGAGCCTTATTCCGACAACAACGGGCAGTGCTAAAGCGATTGTTGAGATCTTCCCTGAGCTTGAAAACCGCATCAATGGCCACGCGGTTCGTGTACCACTAGCTAATGCGTCTCTAACTGACATTATCTTTGAAGTGAAGCAAGACACCACGGCAGAAGAAGTCAACGCGATGCTGAAAGAAGCGTCTGAGAACGAACTAAAAGGCATTCTTGGTTTTGAAGAGCGTCCACTGGTTTCTATCGATTACAAAGGCGACCAACGTTCAACCATCGTAGATGCACTCTCAACCATGTTAGTGGGTAAGCGCATGGTTAAGATCTACGCTTGGTACGACAACGAGATGGGTTACGCGACACGTACGGCAGAGCTAGTACGTACAGTTGGCCTAGCTTAA
- a CDS encoding metalloregulator ArsR/SmtB family transcription factor: MLPHQFFKLLSDETRVRCLMLIVRNECLSVGELTQALQESQPKVSRHLAQLRSNGILTDVRQGQWVFYRLSQDLPGWMLKLIDDLIASNCLKTEYQQDIERLEAMTSRPQCCV, translated from the coding sequence ATGCTTCCTCACCAATTTTTTAAATTACTGTCCGATGAAACGCGAGTGCGTTGCTTAATGTTGATAGTTCGCAATGAGTGCTTATCGGTTGGTGAGTTGACTCAGGCATTGCAAGAAAGTCAGCCAAAGGTTTCACGCCATCTTGCGCAGTTGCGTTCAAACGGCATTTTGACTGATGTTCGCCAGGGGCAGTGGGTGTTTTACCGCCTGTCACAAGATTTACCAGGTTGGATGCTAAAGTTAATTGACGACCTTATCGCATCGAACTGTTTGAAAACTGAATACCAGCAAGATATTGAGCGCTTAGAAGCCATGACTTCACGCCCTCAATGTTGCGTTTAA
- a CDS encoding EAL and HDOD domain-containing protein, with product MTATYVARQPILNRNKNTLGYELLFRDGERNAYPAHIESNRATYRLIVENFLSVGHNPSIPSSRCFINFPHQSLIRRLPLGLPKDKVVVEILETCQPTDELLEAVKELYQAGYMIALDDFTSTPEWERFLKYTHIVKLDIMQMGLDEACDLVKAHQGKKFSFLAERVETEQEFKQAKEAGFKFFQGYFFSKPEIIKTKYISPEQVIAMELFQEVCKPEVNFQRVESIVAKDVALSYKLLRFVNTMSPRLEVTISSFRQALVYLGQEKLKMFVSLAVASYVSDKKPKELYGLSLQRAQFCQRMSRYQAFEGHAEQAFMIGLFSLLDALLDLSLENLVEQLPLCKSIKVALLRREGPYGTLLALEESFEHADWQQMDEHCAHLGLSVEQVKTELTEARRWSHNVTNQL from the coding sequence ATGACCGCTACCTACGTTGCTCGACAACCTATCTTAAACCGTAACAAGAACACGCTTGGTTATGAGCTGTTGTTTCGCGACGGAGAAAGGAATGCCTACCCAGCGCATATTGAGTCTAATCGAGCAACGTATCGTCTGATTGTTGAGAACTTCTTATCGGTTGGGCATAACCCTTCGATTCCATCTTCGCGCTGTTTTATTAATTTCCCTCATCAAAGCTTGATTCGTCGACTTCCTTTAGGCTTGCCGAAAGACAAGGTGGTGGTCGAGATTCTTGAAACCTGCCAACCGACGGATGAGCTGTTAGAGGCGGTCAAAGAGCTCTATCAAGCGGGGTACATGATTGCCCTAGATGACTTTACCTCTACGCCAGAATGGGAACGATTCCTTAAATACACGCATATTGTTAAGCTCGATATCATGCAAATGGGCTTGGATGAGGCGTGTGATTTGGTCAAAGCTCATCAAGGGAAGAAGTTTAGCTTTCTGGCTGAAAGAGTCGAAACTGAGCAAGAGTTTAAGCAAGCGAAAGAGGCGGGTTTTAAGTTCTTCCAAGGGTACTTCTTCAGCAAACCTGAAATCATCAAGACCAAGTACATTAGCCCTGAGCAAGTGATTGCGATGGAGTTGTTCCAAGAAGTGTGTAAGCCGGAAGTCAACTTCCAACGTGTCGAAAGCATCGTCGCGAAAGATGTTGCCTTGTCGTATAAGTTACTGCGTTTTGTGAATACCATGTCACCTCGCCTTGAGGTCACCATATCTTCGTTCCGCCAGGCTTTGGTTTATCTGGGGCAAGAGAAGCTGAAAATGTTTGTCTCGTTGGCGGTGGCGTCTTATGTCTCTGATAAAAAGCCAAAAGAGCTATATGGTTTATCGCTTCAGCGAGCTCAGTTCTGCCAACGTATGTCTCGTTATCAGGCATTTGAAGGGCATGCCGAGCAAGCTTTTATGATTGGTTTGTTCTCGTTGCTTGATGCGCTGCTCGACTTGTCGTTAGAGAATTTAGTTGAGCAACTGCCCTTGTGTAAAAGTATCAAGGTGGCTCTGCTGCGTAGAGAAGGGCCATATGGGACCTTGTTGGCCCTTGAAGAGAGCTTTGAACATGCCGATTGGCAGCAGATGGATGAGCACTGTGCTCATTTAGGATTGAGTGTGGAACAGGTTAAAACTGAGCTCACCGAAGCTCGACGCTGGAGTCATAACGTAACCAATCAGCTCTGA
- the rhtB gene encoding homoserine/homoserine lactone efflux protein → MDTHVWLAYVVTAILFSLAPGSGTVNSISNGLSYGTKKSLASIAGLQLGLAFHIMLVGAGIGALVAQSALAFTIIKWVGVVYLVWLGIQKWRDNSSLVASEESSTLSSGKLLRNAVLINLTNPKSIVFLVALFPQFIDPTQPQAPQLLVLGVTTVFIDSVVMLGYTSLASQMGRFIRSDRIMSKINKIFGGMFMGCGALLAAAKA, encoded by the coding sequence ATGGATACTCATGTTTGGCTTGCTTATGTCGTCACGGCGATATTGTTTAGTTTGGCTCCGGGCTCAGGTACCGTTAACTCAATCAGCAATGGGCTAAGTTATGGCACCAAGAAGTCACTTGCGTCGATCGCCGGCTTACAGCTCGGTCTTGCATTTCACATCATGCTGGTGGGTGCAGGTATTGGTGCATTGGTGGCTCAATCTGCGTTGGCGTTCACCATCATCAAATGGGTAGGCGTGGTTTACCTTGTTTGGTTGGGTATTCAAAAATGGCGTGATAATTCTAGCTTGGTGGCTTCAGAAGAAAGCTCAACGCTATCGAGTGGTAAGCTGCTTAGAAATGCCGTGCTTATCAATCTAACTAACCCAAAATCTATCGTGTTTTTGGTGGCTTTGTTTCCTCAATTTATCGATCCTACACAACCGCAAGCACCGCAGTTATTAGTGCTAGGAGTTACAACAGTATTCATTGATAGTGTTGTTATGTTGGGTTACACCTCATTAGCTTCACAAATGGGACGTTTTATTCGTTCTGATCGTATAATGAGTAAGATAAATAAAATATTTGGTGGTATGTTCATGGGTTGCGGTGCCTTGCTTGCTGCCGCTAAAGCTTAG
- a CDS encoding alpha/beta fold hydrolase: MENHSAAPFSYTQEPEFEQAIKHPIPALWQQRKDGYVTSSGKKKLYWCSLTSPMHTKAIVISNGRIECCLKYQELFYDFYQQGYDVYSFDHQGQGQSERMVTDSDIGHIHEFDDYASDMSDVIASFDLSRYSNRYLLAHSMGSTIATRYLQTHPDHPFDKVTLCAPMFGIKTEWYFKPIAMVVGQVLTAFYAKPTYAPGQQAYYSKPFENNLLSHSKVRYHWFRCLYDGSPSLQVGGPSTRWVWQGLMAAKQAIQQTRQIKIPLLLIQAGEEKIVSNSAQVKFINKLKKTNSACQFKAIEGSKHEVLFEKDEYRNQTLNAINQFFA; the protein is encoded by the coding sequence ATGGAAAACCACAGTGCCGCCCCATTTTCGTACACGCAAGAACCTGAGTTCGAGCAAGCGATTAAACACCCGATCCCTGCCCTTTGGCAACAACGTAAAGATGGGTATGTCACATCATCAGGTAAAAAGAAGCTGTACTGGTGTAGCCTAACCTCACCAATGCACACCAAAGCCATTGTTATTTCAAATGGCCGCATTGAGTGTTGCTTGAAATACCAAGAACTCTTTTATGATTTTTATCAGCAAGGCTATGACGTTTATTCATTTGACCACCAAGGTCAAGGCCAGTCGGAACGTATGGTAACAGACTCTGACATTGGTCACATTCATGAGTTTGATGATTACGCCTCAGACATGTCTGACGTCATTGCCAGTTTTGACCTAAGCCGATACTCCAATCGCTACCTACTGGCACATTCAATGGGCAGCACCATAGCTACTCGCTATCTACAAACTCACCCCGATCACCCATTTGACAAAGTTACTCTGTGCGCTCCGATGTTTGGGATTAAGACTGAATGGTACTTCAAGCCCATCGCGATGGTTGTTGGGCAAGTACTCACCGCTTTCTATGCTAAGCCGACTTATGCCCCGGGGCAGCAAGCGTACTACTCTAAGCCCTTCGAAAATAACTTACTCAGCCACAGCAAGGTACGCTATCACTGGTTCCGTTGCTTGTATGACGGATCCCCTTCTTTGCAGGTTGGCGGACCAAGCACTCGCTGGGTATGGCAAGGGTTAATGGCAGCGAAGCAGGCGATACAACAAACTCGTCAAATCAAGATCCCACTGTTATTGATTCAAGCTGGAGAAGAGAAGATTGTCAGCAACAGCGCTCAAGTGAAGTTCATCAATAAACTGAAGAAAACCAACTCAGCCTGCCAGTTTAAGGCCATTGAAGGGTCTAAGCATGAGGTGCTGTTTGAGAAAGACGAATATCGCAATCAAACACTGAATGCTATCAATCAGTTTTTTGCCTAG
- a CDS encoding Cof-type HAD-IIB family hydrolase, translating into MSIPALKDSVKIVASDLDGTLLAPNHQLSDFTKLTLKKLHDQGYTFIFATGRHHVDVAGIRQIAGIPAYMITSNGARVHDQNDQLMYSQNVPQELVQPVIDIVRQDPNLFIHMYQNEDWLLDREDEMLAKFHSESGFSYKRFEAENAPSEGIAKVFFTHPEQDHEYLVTFEQKLRDTFGDKLNIAFSTPWCLEVMAAEVSKGHALDAVAKSLNLTLDNCIAFGDGMNDAEMLAMAGKGLVMGTSHEKVFKALPDNEVIGSSADDAVAHYLEKHLL; encoded by the coding sequence ATGAGTATTCCTGCACTAAAAGATTCCGTGAAAATTGTTGCTTCTGATTTAGATGGTACGCTTTTGGCTCCCAACCATCAGCTAAGCGACTTTACCAAGCTAACACTTAAGAAATTACACGACCAAGGTTATACCTTTATCTTCGCTACGGGTCGTCACCACGTCGATGTGGCGGGTATTCGTCAGATCGCAGGTATTCCGGCGTACATGATCACTTCAAACGGTGCACGCGTGCATGACCAGAACGATCAACTGATGTATAGCCAGAACGTGCCTCAGGAACTCGTTCAACCTGTTATCGATATTGTTCGCCAAGATCCAAATCTCTTTATTCACATGTACCAGAATGAAGATTGGCTACTGGACCGTGAAGACGAAATGCTGGCAAAATTCCACAGTGAGTCTGGCTTTAGCTACAAGCGCTTTGAAGCAGAAAATGCACCAAGCGAAGGTATTGCGAAAGTCTTTTTCACTCACCCAGAACAGGACCACGAATATCTCGTCACGTTTGAACAAAAGCTAAGAGATACTTTTGGCGACAAGCTGAACATCGCCTTTTCAACGCCTTGGTGTTTAGAAGTGATGGCCGCTGAAGTTTCTAAAGGCCATGCCTTAGACGCTGTTGCGAAGTCACTGAACCTGACACTGGATAACTGTATTGCCTTTGGTGACGGAATGAACGATGCCGAGATGCTGGCTATGGCAGGCAAAGGCTTAGTGATGGGTACATCGCATGAGAAAGTGTTTAAAGCTTTGCCAGACAATGAAGTGATTGGCAGCAGCGCAGACGACGCCGTTGCGCACTACCTAGAAAAGCACCTGCTCTAA
- a CDS encoding EVE domain-containing protein translates to MAYWLFKTEPDTFSIQTLRVQKTSCWEGVRNYQARNMMRDDVKLGDLVMIYHSSCKKVGVAGIAKVTREAYPDHFQFDPESDYYDAKSSPDNPRWIMVDVEFVRVTERLIPLATLKAMPELAEMPLVKRGNRLSIMPVTEQEWQAILSKEVLGSR, encoded by the coding sequence ACCTGACACCTTCTCTATTCAGACTCTGAGAGTACAAAAAACCTCTTGTTGGGAGGGTGTACGCAACTATCAGGCTCGAAACATGATGCGCGATGACGTTAAGCTTGGAGACCTGGTGATGATATACCATTCATCATGTAAAAAAGTTGGCGTAGCGGGGATCGCTAAAGTAACTAGAGAAGCCTACCCAGACCATTTTCAATTCGATCCAGAAAGTGATTACTACGATGCCAAGTCTTCGCCAGACAACCCACGTTGGATAATGGTGGATGTCGAGTTTGTGCGAGTGACTGAGCGCTTAATTCCTTTGGCAACGCTTAAAGCGATGCCTGAGCTAGCAGAGATGCCGTTGGTTAAACGGGGCAATCGCTTATCCATCATGCCGGTTACAGAGCAAGAGTGGCAGGCGATCTTAAGCAAAGAAGTGCTAGGTTCTCGTTAG